The proteins below are encoded in one region of Juglans microcarpa x Juglans regia isolate MS1-56 chromosome 4D, Jm3101_v1.0, whole genome shotgun sequence:
- the LOC121261692 gene encoding respiratory burst oxidase homolog protein B, with translation MEIQEKQKDSFSESESGGGGSTTATRVGYSGPLSGPLISGKRNSSKKSARFKDEDECYVEITLDVRDDSVSVQNIRGGDSETAYLASQLEKRHSFGSQLSFKLKQVSQELKRMTSSKRFDKVNRTKSGAARALKGLKFMTKNVGSEGWSEVQARFNELAVNGMLPKSRFGQCIGMETSEFAGELFDALARRRGITSSSITEAELHGFWEQITDQSFDSRLQTFFDMVDKDADGRITEEEVQEIIALSASANKLSKIQERAQEYAAMIMEELDPDNLGHVELFNLEMLLLQAPNKSTNLAGDSRVLSNLLSQKLVPTKEYNPIKRCFRGLRYFVEDNWKRIWVVALWLSICAGLFTWKFIQYKHRAVFDVMGYCVTTAKGAAETLKFNMALILLPVCRNTITWLRSKTKLGMAVPFDDNINFHKVIAFGIAIGVGLHAGAHLTCDFPRLLHATDDEYEPMEPYFGEKRPDDYWWFVKGTEGWTGVVMVVLMAIAYTLAQPWFRRSKLNLPKTLKKLTGFNAFWYSHHLFVIVYVLFIIHGYFLYLSKKWYKRTTWMYLAVPVLLYACERLIRAFRSGYKTVRILKVALYPGNVLALHMSKPQGFKYTSGQYIFVNCSDVSPFQWHPFSITSAPGDDYLSIHIRTLGDWTSQLKVIFSKVCQPPSGDQSGLLRAGTAQPRMPRLLIDGPYGAPSQDYKNYDVLLLVGLGIGATPIISIIKDVLNNIKQQKEIEEGMQGESGAKNDQQRRHFATKRAYFYWVTREQGSFEWFKGVMDEVAENDRDGVIELHNYCTSVYEEGDARSALITMLQSLQHAKSGVDIVSGTRVKTHFARPNWRNVFKHVALKHNNERVGVFYCGVHGLDGQLRRLAQDFSRKTTTKFDFHKENF, from the exons ATGGAGATTCAAGAAAAGCAGAAAGATTCATTTTCTGAGTCGGAAAGCGGCGGCGGCGGTAGTACTACTGCTACTCGAGTTGGCTATAGCGGTCCTTTAAGTGGTCCGCTAATCTCCGGCAAAAGAAACAGCAGCAAGAAGAGTGCAAGATTCAAAGACGAAGACGAATGCTACGTAGAAATCACACTGGACGTACGTGATGACTCGGTTTCAGTACAGAACATCAGGGGAGGCGACTCGGAGACTGCATATTTAGCCAGCCAGCTTGAGAAAAGACATTCGTTTGGTTCCCAGCTCTCCTTCAAACTAAAGCAAGTTTCTCAGGAGCTAAAGAGGATGACATCTTCCAAGAGGTTTGATAAAGTTAACAGAACTAAATCCGGGGCAGCTCGTGCCCTCAAAGGCCTCAAGTTTATGACAAAGAATGTGGGAAGTGAAGGCTGGTCCGAGGTTCAAGCTCGCTTCAATGAACTGGCTGTTAATGGGATGCTTCCCAAATCTCGGTTTGGCCAATGTATCG GGATGGAGACAAGCGAGTTTGCTGGCGAATTATTTGATGCATTAGCTCGTCGGAGAGGAATAACATCATCTTCCATAACTGAGGCTGAGTTGCATGGATTCTGGGAACAGATTACTGATCAGAGCTTTGATTCGAGGCTACAAACCTTCTTTGACAT GGTGGATAAAGATGCAGATGGAAGGATTACCGAAGAAGAGGTGCAAGag ATTATTGCCTTAAGTGCTTCTGCAAATAAGTTGTCAAAAATCCAAGAACGTGCACAAGAGTATGCTGCTATGATCATGGAAGAGCTGGATCCAGACAACCTCGGACACGttgag TTGTTCAACTTGGAAATGCTACTTCTCCAAGCACCAAACAAATCCACCAACCTAGCAGGCGATAGCCGGGTTCTAAGCAACCTACTGAGCCAAAAGCTAGTCCCAACCAAAGAGTACAACCCCATCAAGCGGTGCTTCCGGGGGCTCCGGTACTTCGTCGAGGACAATTGGAAGCGGATTTGGGTTGTGGCGCTGTGGCTTTCCATCTGTGCAGGCCTTTTCACTTGGAAATTCATACAGTATAAACATAGGGCCGTGTTTGATGTCATGGGCTATTGTGTCACAACTGCTAAGGGTGCAGCCGAGACCCTTAAGTTCAACATGGCCCTAATTCTTCTACCAGTGTGCAGAAATACCATTACTTGGCTAAGAAGCAAGACCAAGTTGGGAATGGCTGTTCCTTTCGACGACAACATTAATTTCCATAAG GTAATTGCTTTTGGAATTGCAATCGGAGTGGGGCTACATGCTGGTGCACATCTAACATGTGACTTCCCTAGGCTGTTACATGCGAcagatgatgaatacgagccaATGGAGCCATACTTTGGCGAGAAGCGGCCGGATGATTACTGGTGGTTCGTGAAAGGAACCGAGGGTTGGACCGGGGTGGTGATGGTGGTGCTTATGGCCATAGCATACACATTAGCCCAACCATGGTTCCGCCGGAGTAAGCTCAACCTTCCTAAAACCCTTAAGAAGCTCACAGGGTTCAATGCCTTTTGGTATTCCCACCACTTGTTCGTTATTGTCTATGTCCTGTTCATAATTCATGGATACTTCCTCTACCTCTCCAAGAAATGGTACAAAAGGACG ACATGGATGTATCTAGCTGTTCCAGTTTTGCTATATGCATGTGAACGCCTGATTCGTGCATTTAGGTCCGGCTACAAAACCGTGCGAATATTAAAG GTTGCACTGTACCCTGGAAATGTTTTGGCTCTTCATATGTCTAAACCTCAAGGTTTTAAATACACTAGCGGCCAGTATATATTTGTAAACTGCTCGGATGTCTCTCCCTTCCAATg GCATCCATTTTCGATTACTTCTGCTCCCGGGGACGATTATCTTAGCATCCATATACGGACCTTAGGTGACTGGACATCACAACTTAAAGTCATTTTCTCTAAg GTATGTCAACCTCCATCTGGTGACCAAAGTGGCCTTCTAAGAGCTGGCACTGCACAACCAAG GATGCCAAGACTCTTAATCGACGGCCCCTACGGAGCTCCGTCGCAAGACTACAAAAATTACGATGTACTCCTCCTTGTCGGGCTTGGCATCGGCGCCACCCCGATAATCAGCATAATTAAAGATGTGCTGAATAACATCAAGCAACAGAAGGAGATAGAGGAAGGGATGCAGGGAGAGAGTGGTGCAAAGAATGATCAGCAAAGGAGACATTTCGCCACAAAAAGAGCCTACTTCTATTGGGTCACTCGAGAGCAAGGGTCGTTTGAATGGTTCAAGGGTGTGATGGATGAGGTAGCTGAAAATGATAGGGACGGAGTCATAGAACTTCACAACTACTGCACGAGTGTCTATGAAGAAGGAGATGCTCGATCTGCTTTGATCACCATGCTTCAGTCGCTGCAACATGCTAAGAGTGGTGTGGATATTGTGTCGGGGACAAGGGTTAAGACACACTTTGCCAGGCCAAATTGGCGAAACGTTTTCAAGCACGTAGCCCTCAAGCACAACAATGAACGAGTTG GGGTGTTTTACTGTGGGGTACATGGACTGGATGGGCAGCTAAGACGGCTAGCCCAAGACTTTTCCAGGAAAACAACCACCAAGTTTGATTTCCACAAGgaaaacttctaa
- the LOC121261636 gene encoding heavy metal-associated isoprenylated plant protein 35-like: MAATEAKAKTEAKEVPKVVVAENPEPLAYKTWVLKVSIHCEGCKRKVKKILTNIEGVYKTDIDLKQQKVTVTGNVDSETLIKKLVKTGKHAELWPEKASSKEKKQGKSKNKEKQSEQESSEESNRVDDKEKETVKADVQGHDPAKNGEGGEGCNVKVGEGGAATGKNGGQTTKPKHEVKQTVTVPAGIQSPVAEKKGGDGEVNGGDQKSGGGSGGKKKKKKGQKANNNSSNTIDEAEHSGDAPQTQSTGSANHGQGPMPIPAAANDSPPLQQHVYHQYPPANYIPQRQQLYHQYPPHYHAHSVTSYNVAYPSSASYYTSQPPYSYAYMHPGPGLETDTERDRPPADYDGYSSHPTTDSFELFSDENPNGCTIL, translated from the exons ATGGCAGCTACAGAAGCAAAAGCAAAGACAGAAGCTAAAGAAGTACCCAAAGTAGTGGTAGCGGAAAACCCAGAACCTCTCGCATACAAG ACATGGGTCTTGAAAGTCTCCATCCACTGCGAAGGCtgcaaaagaaaagtaaaaaagattCTAACAAACATTGAAG GCGTTTATAAGACAGACATTGATTTGAAGCAACAGAAAGTCACTGTAACAGGGAATGTGGACTCAGAGACTTTGATCAAGAAACTGGTAAAGACAGGGAAACATGCAGAGCTATGGCCTGAGAAAGCTAGCtcaaaagagaaaaagcaaGGCAAATCGAAGAACAAAGAGAAACAAAGCGAGCAAGAAAGCTCTGAAGAAAGCAACCGTGTCGATGACAAGGAAAAAGAGACGGTGAAAGCTGACGTTCAAGGCCACGATCCTGCTAAAAATGGTGAAGGTGGTGAGGGTTGTAACGTCAAAGTCGGTGAAGGGGGTGCTGCGACTGGTAAAAACGGCGGACAAACGACCAAGCCAAAGCATGAAGTGAAGCAAACTGtgaccgtaccggccggtatccAGTCTCCGGTGGCTGAGAAGAAGGGTGGTGATGGTGAGGTTAATGGGGGTGATCAGAAAAGTGGTGGTGGCAGTGGtggtaaaaagaagaaaaagaaggggcAAAAAGCGAATAACAACAGCAGCAACACCATTGATGAGGCCGAACATTCTGGTGATGCACCGCAAACTCAAAGCACTGGATCAGCAAATCATGGTCAAGGTCCAATGCCAATTCCAGCTGCAGCCAATGACAGCCCTCCACTTCAGCAGCATGTGTACCATCAATACCCCCCAGCCAATTACATCCCACAACGTCAGCAGTTATACCATCAATACCCACCACATTACCATGCACATTCAGTTACGAGCTACAATGTTGCATACCCTAGCAGCGCATCATACTATACCTCACAACCACCGTATTCATACGCGTACATGCACCCGGGTCCGGGGCTTGAGACCGATACGGAACGGGACCGTCCACCGGCCGACTACGACGGGTATTCGTCACACCCAACGACGGATTCGTTTGAGTTATTTAGTGATGAAAACCCAAATGGGTGCACAATCCtgtga
- the LOC121261702 gene encoding cell cycle checkpoint control protein RAD9A, producing the protein MEFSLSGNALKTFARSITCLARVGNELVIQASPSQLTFHTLNSSRSAYQSITFKPGLFDIYTVSGNQVKCSVLLKAICSVLRTPIASIDSLSIKLPDPDASKVQWMLECYSGMRKTYWITCNMEPDIQHLALDKTKFPSSFVVRPRDFNRLLANFQSSLQEITIIATDQASLPSDTASDIEGKAVELRSYIDPTKENDSSLHTQLWIDPTEEFVQYTHTGDPIDVTFAVKELKAFLSFCEGCEVDIHLYFEKAGEPILMAPKFGLDDGSSSNFDAALVLATMLTSQLHEMNPLEPPQAAAAVHGQNEHETRSQARSQRGRPNVSEHPSDHTRIWSELSGSALRSGSGSGERQFQGERNLNASEQREIQRISTMQISKPASGRGNEPADPNTCHPTEKDHMEEPQDRPDTHGQGFSQRHPSNWVDADEDDDNDDGDDHEVCVRSTPPYYEEL; encoded by the exons ATGGAGTTCAGTCTTAGTGGCAACGCGCTCAAGACCTTCGCTCGATCCATAACGTGTCTCGCTCGTGTCGGCAACGAGCTCGTCATTCAAGCTTCTCCTTCTCAG CTTACTTTTCACACACTGAATTCATCGCGGTCTGCCTATCAGTCCATTACATTTAAGCCCGGTCTCTTTGACATCTATACAGTTTCTGGTAACCAAGTTAAATGCAGTGTGCTTTTGAAG GCTATTTGCTCTGTTCTTAGGACACCCATTGCAAGTATTGATAGTTTGAGCATAAAGTTGCCTGATCCCGATGCATCAAAAGTGCAATGGATGTTGGAATGCTATAGCG GCATGAGGAAAACCTATTGGATTACCTGCAATATGGAACCTGACATACAACATTTAGCCCTTGATAAGACAAAATTCCCAAGCAGCTTTGTAGTGAGGCCTCGTGATTTCAACAGATTGCTTGCTAATTTTCAGTCATCCCTTCAGGAGATTACTATCATTGCAACAGATCAAGCCTCCTTGCCTTCTGACACCGCAAGTGATATTGAAGGAAAAGCAGTTGAACTCAGAAGTTATATAGATCCAACCAAAG AGAATGATTCATCACTGCACACTCAACTTTGGATAGATCCTACGGAAGAGTTTGTGCAGTATACTCACACTGGAGACCCCATAGATGTGACATTTGCTGTAAAAGAATTGAAG GCATTCCTTTCTTTCTGCGAAGGCTGTGAAGTTGACATTCATTTGTATTTTGAAAAAGCTGGCGA GCCTATTCTCATGGCACCAAAGTTCGGTTTAGATGATGGGTCTAGCTCAAACTTTGATGCTGCACTTGTACTTGCAACAATGCTTACATCACAGCTCCATGAAATGAATCCCTTGGAACCTCCACAAGCGGCTGCCGCAGTACATGGCCAGAATGAGCATGAGACAAGGTCTCAAGCTCGGTCCCAAAGGGGTAGACCAAATGTCTCTGAGCATCCATCTGATCATACCAGAATTTGGTCTGAACTTTCAG GAAGTGCCTTAAGAAGTGGTAGTGGTAGTGGAGAAAGGCAGTTTCAAGGTGAAAGAAATTTGAATGCCAGCGAACAGAGGGAAATTCAACGGATTAGCACAATGCAAATTTCAAAACCTGCATCTGGTAGAGGAAATGAGCCTGCCGATCCTAATAC CTGCCATCCTACAGAAAAGGATCATATGGAAGAACCCCAAG ATAGGCCGGATACTCATGGTCAAGGTTTTTCACAGCGTCATCCTAGTAACTGggtcgatgcagatgaggatgatgacaATGATGATGGGGATGATCATGAAGTATGTGTCCGGTCAACACCACCATACTATGAGGAACTGTAG